The window AGATGAtgcttgagaatatcatgctaagtcaaataagtcagacagaaaaagtcaagaaccatatgatttcactcatatgtgggatataaaactgaaagcgacaaatgaacaaaaaataaaaacaaacaagaactcagacacagacaacagtatgatggtaGTAAAGggtgtcaaatatatggtgacaaaagatgatttgactttgaatGGTGGGGAGACAATAATATATCATAAATACAggaatgtacacttgaaacctatataatcttattaaccattgtcaccccaataaatttaatttaaaatataaaaactaaaaaaaagcaGAGGGCATGGAAGAGGTaacaatttaactttttaattaacaTATAATTGACAAGGAAAACTgtacaaaaaaatgtttaatgccTGGAAGGAAACTGCTGACAGGAACTACTTCTGGTCCTGGAAATGGGAAAGGAGAATGTAGATAAAGACTTTCACGATTATCATTCTTTTAtactaaaatgtttttgatttttgcttttgttttcatttttattttcttctaatccTTTACAATAAAAGATGCAATTGCATTTGTCACATTATAGTTGAGTTGAAACCACATATTGGTCATCAGTAAAAGAATTCAGCAAATATCaagagacatttattttattttattttattttttttgctttccacataaatattgttttattaccAGGAGGACGTGACCACCTCTGTAGTAAGGCACAGCACAGTGACACTGTCATGGCGGCAGAAATCCCTGCTGCTGTCCCTTGGATCACAGCCGAGACAGTGGCACAGGCCTAAGGCACTTGAGATTGCCCCTCAACTGAAGCACAGTGGACGGGCCTGAGAGTGAGCCCTTGGCGATGGTCCAAGGTCTCGGGACCTGTGTCCAAGCTTGTATATTTCCATGAGTGCTGAAGATGGGACACTGAGAAGTACCAAAAATGTACAGGCATCTTTTAGTGTCTTTCCCCCTGAGTGAGAGCACCTTTGGCAACTGTTCCCAAAGTCTGGCCCCTCAGCAAAGGTGCGACTCCATGCCCTGGCCACCCTCGGGGTTCGAGAGACAGGCCCAGGGGAACACGATGGCTGAGTGTTCTCTGCGAACCATGCACACGCACGGGGGTGAGAGGCAGTTATGTGCTGACACACACGGTGTTACTGTGAGTTCTCAGGGTGCACATAGAGGACAGGTGACAGGGGCATCAGCTAGTCTGTCCCACCTGGTCCAGCCCATCCACTTCGGGGCCATCGAGTGGGCCGAGGCCCCGGTAGCCACTGTAGACCCTGTCACCGACACTGTCACTGGGCTCCATCGGGCAGATGTAGTCCGTCGATTCGTCGAACTTCTTTTTCCTTATGTTTCCAAAATGTGAGAATCCCAGTTTCCTTGGCCGGACTTTGGCTGTGGTGGTCAGTGGTGTGTAAGCTCGTGAGGTCATTTTCTCCCGCTTCTCCTGCTCAGCCTCAGGACCAATCAGAGCATTGAATTTGGTAGTTAGGTGGCGTCTGAGGAGCGTCTTTTGTGGGGGGATATTGAGTAGCATAGCCAGGGTGTCCCCAGTGAAGCGTGGCTCCAGGATAATGAGACCTCCATGGACGCCGCTCCCACGAAGGTTGGGTGCATACTCCGCCAGGTCCACGGACCGCAGCCACTCCATCACCCTGTGGTTGGACCACTGCACAACTTCTGAAGGAGAAAGGTTACCCTCATCAGCCGGCCGCCGGTGCAGGCAGTGGGGGTTGAACTTGTTGACGTGCAGCACGTGAATGGCACATTTGATGCTGAGATGATGTAGTTGGCTGGTGACTTTTAAGGAGAGTAGATCATTCACAGTCAGGTACTGCAGCATACATCCATCAACTCTGGATTCATGAAACTGGTCTTTGTACTGGGGTAAGCCAATATCATCAAGCCAACGTGTCACCCAGATGCGGTCTAGGAGTGCAGACTTCTCCTCCTGCTTGGTGTTGATGGCTTTTACTGCTAAAACCAGCTTCTTCCTGTGAAGAGGGTGCTTAATTCCTAGCTCCTTTTCCATGTCCTGAGGGGTAGCGGTCAGTAAAGTGTGGCCAGAAGTCACCCACTGTCTGGCAAAGATCACGTACTGAGCCAGGCCGAAGTCCTCCAGCCACAAGCACACGCGCTCCGTAGGCCACTGGGCGAAGGGGGCATTGGGGTCACTTTTCTGACCCTTGGGGTCTCTTGTCCTAGAGAGCCTTGGCCCTGCAGTCGCCCGGAGCCCACCTCGCCGAAACTCCGCCATCCCCGGTACGTCAGTGTTGAAATTTCCTGACTGAGTTCTTCGGATTTTTCCCCAGAATTTCTTGATGCCTTTGGGACTCGGTTTACCATCTGGTGTCAGGGGAGACTGGGGACCCGACTCAGTACCAGATGACATGGATGAGAAGTCGTTGGCCATAACAGTATCATCCCAACCGCTTTCTGTGTCTCTAAGCCTGCGCAGGCTGTTGCCTGTGGGGTCAAGCTTGGGAGTGGTGGGAGTAGATTTGGTAGCGTCTCCATTGGGCATGGCTCCTGGAAGCTTCCCAGGTAACGTGGGGTATTTGTGCTCCGCCAGGAAAGTGTTGTCCTTGGGTTCTCCGACCAGGGACAGTTTGTTCCCGTTGACACACTTATCCACAGGTTCACTTCTAAAGTCTTCTAGACTACAGGAGAGTTTTTTCTGAGCCCTGGTTTCCAGTGATTTCTGTGGAAGTGGAGGTGGCCCCACTACAGGAGAGCTACATCTTGGAGGCATCTCTTCCGGGCCTTTGTTTGCAGTGCTCCACTTTCTGAAACTTCCCTCCAGCTCTTCTTCATTGATTGAGAGATTTCTTTCTGAAGGCCCTTGCGCTGCCAGCACGATCTCCTTCACCCTTCGGTACTGGTTTAACAGCCCCGCGAGCTCCTCAATCCGGCGGTCCTTATCTTCATTGGCAATAAGCAAAGTTTCCATCCCAATTTTCAGACGTTGAATTTCTTGGTCTTTCTCTGCATGATCACTGTGGAGAGCTGCAGTCCGGGAGAGCTGGCTGTGTAGACGCTCAATTTCTGCATCTTTCAGGGCTACCTGCTCCTGCAGCTGGGCCACTTCAGCCTTAGTGGCCTTCAGCTTCCACTCATACTGATTCCGTTCATTTTCCAACTCTTCCACCTTGATTTTGAGGCGCCTGAGCTCTTGCAGTAACTCCTCtgcttttctctgtttctcctcctgctctctctgctcCTTCTCCATGCCAACCAGCTTGAGTTTCAGGTCAGACACTTCAGTCATCAGATTGAGCTTCTGAGTCTCAAGAGATGTGCGACTTAGCAGCTCCTGTTGAAGCATCTCTTCAGCAGCATTGAGTTTCACCTGGTGTCCTTCCAGACACACCTCCAGGTCCCGAATCTTCTCTCCTTGGGCTTCCACTTGGTCTGTGAGGACACTCACCTGTAATATGAGGGATTCCTTGTCTCCTTCTAGACGTGCCAAGCGTTCCTGGTATGTTTCATTATTACCAGCACCGTGGTGATTTACCTGGGACAAGCTCTCCTCGAACCACTCCTTTATGTAGGCGGCTGTGGGGCCCGGGATCTGGCTCAGGAGCGCCGCTCTCTCCTGAGGACGCTCCAGCGTCTGCAGGgccagcctcaggtcctccacgAGATGGAGCACTGGCAAGGGGCTCAAGTAGGAGGCCGGGGAGGCCAGTCCAGGCTCACAGGTACCGTCACCAGTATCTGCACCCGTTTTCGTGCCTGCAGTGATCCCGTCCATCTGCTCCAGGGCAGCTGCCAGCGCGTGGCTGGCCTCAGAAGCCATGACTCCTTCTCCCTGCTcagcgtcctcctcctcctcctactggGTGCGGGACTCCTCCGGGCGGCTCAGGTGTGCGGGCCGCTCCCGTGTCCTTCCCACCTCCGAACATGAGAGCTGAGAGCCAAGCTGCAGGTCACTGACCCACCGACCAACTGACCGACCCACCAGCGGACTGGCCGGCGCGGCCGGGTCTGGAGCCCACGTGACGGGGGCGGGGAGCCATGGAGACTCATCCCGAGGCGCCGGCTTCCCCCGCCTTTCTTCCCCGGGGACCGCCCTCCGGCCCAAGAGACATTTCTTGAGAATCAATTGGTTATATTAGGAATTTACAATAGAGTagtgtatattttataattatatttattactagaggcctgtttcatgaagagatttgtgcaatgggctttcccttcccttggctgctggcaccagttttcctcttgcacccgggatccaggccttcgctctggctgggctctagccagagcccccgccccccagccatcaggcctcaaggctccgctgatcccaggaccatcaggcttcactgctccgctgatcctggggcctGTGAGgtctcatggctctgctgatcccggggctgtgaggcctcgctgcttggCAGGCTTTGGGTACGTTTGGtttcgctccaccacttggagcatagtatgcaaattaaccaccatctttgttggtggttaatttgcatatcgccctgattagccaatggggagcatagcaaaggtatggtcaattaccctttttgtcttttattagataggattatttgtgAATTGTGCGTTACACATGCTCTCTATTAGTAAAATCTGCAAtagacatatgtacatatatatgtatgtatatacatatatgtatatacatctatgtatgtgtgtgtgtatatatatatatatattttgtcctGGAAAACTAGTAGTTAAACATTTGGCACACATTGAGGACATGCAGACATCTTCGAGATCCAGCCGAGGAGAAACTGGTTGGAAATACGTTTACTTTGACTCAAGGAGATGTATTCATGAAGTTTCAGTTACTTACATGTATAGCTAGGTTTTGTCAGCCATACACATGAAGGAGAGACttctataaacatttaaatttcccACTTGCTGACTTAATACAATGACATAAAAGTGCAGGCCAGATATTATATTGTGATCTGAACATACCCCATGGTGCAAGGCACAGAGAGTACTTGGGTTGCAGTCATGAAACAAGAGCCAGAAATTAGTCTGTGGAAAATTTCTCCAGTTATAAGCCATGGGTATTATTACCAGAGAATTAGGATATTCTTGACACCTAGTAAAATGTATGATTCTTTCCTGTCAAGAACATACATGATACTTGAGAGTTTACAATTATAAACACttcatactttattttatttattttttcattgtcaaGATATTGTATTTATGTtcaagtcaaatatttttaaggttaaaataaaacttcatactttttaaaaaagaaataggtatttaatttagaaaataactgtttaaatgaggtggtggtggtggggggggggggtgctgtatAGGAAGACCTCTTCAGgctactttcttttcctttcttgattGAAATGGCATTTTTGATAAAGGTTTAATTCAATATTTAACtgcaatttgaaaatgttttaaaacatttcaataaaacaactaaaaattAGTAATTACCTGACTTAGGCATATATGAAGGTgaccttttaatttattttgtaagaaaacagaaaagtcagataaaagtaaaatatgaaagTTAGGTAATAATGTTTAACAATAAAATCAATAGAAGTAGATTgctaattttaataaaacttatcAGATCATAGCAAAAGTGGTAATTTATTAAGAAGAGATACAATTGAGAAAGATAAATTTCAAGTATAGTAAAAATTATACTGAAAGAAATTGCTAGACTGATAGCTACTCATTAAGAAATTTATAATGTGAGCAATGATGTGTTGGAAAGCACACTGGCCTAGGATTTGATGAATGTGGGTTCCAGCCCTAGCTCACCTTTAACCAATTGTGACACTGGGCTATTTGTGTTTCCtcactggttaaaaaaaaaaaaaaaaaaaaaaaagacatcagtTGAGCCAATTGTCAATCAATCATCTGATTGAATCTTaagttctctctcactctctcctttaATCAATCAAGTCTGATATTTGTCATAAAGAATAAATTACGACCTTATACCTATAGGGTACATAATATCTACTATTTAATGTTGAATAATTCTTCAAATACATCATGCACTAATGCACTACTACTCTAAATTCATTTTATACTGAGCAGAGCTCTTGCCCTTCAGGGATGTGTCCTCCTCAATTCCATGTTTGTGCCACCTTGCCACCCAAAAACTCTTCCTAATGTTTCATTATAGCATTGCCAAGGGCATGCATTTGTGCTCTGATTACCAAAGTCTGCCTCAGTAGTTTAAAATGTTCAGGTTGGATAAACAGGTTGGAAATTATGTTCATTTCCCAGACTGTGGTGGCTGTGGTCAAGCATTAGagaaatattatttcttatttatacattttgagaCACTA is drawn from Myotis daubentonii chromosome 3, mMyoDau2.1, whole genome shotgun sequence and contains these coding sequences:
- the LOC132230564 gene encoding LOW QUALITY PROTEIN: liprin-beta-2-like (The sequence of the model RefSeq protein was modified relative to this genomic sequence to represent the inferred CDS: inserted 2 bases in 1 codon) is translated as MASEASHALAAALEQMDGITAGTKTGADTGDGTCEPGLASPASYLSPLPVLHLVEDLRLALQTLERPQERAALLSQIPGPTAAYIKEWFEESLSQVNHHGAGNNETYQERLARLEGDKESLILQVSVLTDQVEAQGEKIRDLEVCLEGHQVKLNAAEEMLQQELLSRTSLETQKLNLMTEVSDLKLKLVGMEKEQREQEEKQRKAEELLQELRRLKIKVEELENERNQYEWKLKATKAEVAQLQEQVALKDAEIERLHSQLSRTAALHSDHAEKDQEIQRLKIGMETLLIANEDKDRRIEELAGLLNQYRRVKEIVLAAQGPSERNLSINEEELEGSFRKWSTANKGPEEMPPRCSSPVVGPPPLPQKSLETRAQKKLSCSLEDFRSEPVDKCVNGNKLSLVGEPKDNTFLAEHKYPTLPGKLPGAMPNGDATKSTPTTPKLDPTGNSLRRLRDTESGWDDTVMANDFSSMSSGTESGPQSPLTPDGKPSPKGIKKFWGKIRRTQSGNFNTDVPGMAEFRRGGLRATAGPRLSRTRDPKGQKSDPNAPFAQWPTERVCLWLEDFGLAQYVIFARQWVTSGHTLLTATPQDMEKELGIKHPLHRKKLVLAVKAINTKQEEKSALLDRIWVTRWLDDIGLPQYKDQFHESRVDGCMLQYLTVNDLLSLKVTSQLHHLSIKCAIHVLHVNKFNPHCLHRRPADEGNLSPSEVVQWSNHRVMEWLRSVDLAEYAPNLRGSGVHGGLIILEPRFTGDTLAMLLNIPPQKTLLRRHLTTKFNALIGPEAEQEKREKMTSRAYTPLTTTAKVRPRKLGFSHFGNIRKKKFDESTDYICPMEPSDSVGDRVYSGYRGLGPLDGPEVDGLDQHSWKYTSLDTGPETLDHXAKGSLSGPSTVLQLRGNLKCLRPVPLSRL